The following proteins come from a genomic window of Rutidosis leptorrhynchoides isolate AG116_Rl617_1_P2 chromosome 10, CSIRO_AGI_Rlap_v1, whole genome shotgun sequence:
- the LOC139873649 gene encoding uncharacterized protein, which produces MAKVIEKFFITSMLMWMVPIAILYAFNNNLFPGSADLSPHSVTLISGGVAVVSVNIVIAFYIYLAMREPSEKHEPDPKFVSEAEASVEHLVPNETQQTSSAHKKDE; this is translated from the exons ATGGCAAAAGTAATAGAGAAGTTCTTTATAACATCCATGTTGATGTGGATGGTACCTATTGCAATATTGTATGCCTTCAACAACAATTTATTTCCTG GTTCTGCTGACTTGTCTCCGCATTCAGTGACACTCATAAGCGGGGGTGTTGCTGTAGTATCTGTCAACATTGTAATTGCATTCTACATATATCTTGCGATGAGAGAGCCTTCAGAGAAACACGAACCAGATCCCAAGTTTGTGTCAGAAGCCGAGGCTAGTGTCGAACATTTGGTACCAAACGAAACACAACAAACTTCATCGGCACATAAGAAAGATGAGTAA
- the LOC139870023 gene encoding probable 2-oxoglutarate-dependent dioxygenase AOP1, with product MGTKTQLKIPFVDFSNIYHDDTTTLDWDLTKSQVHRSLEEFGCFETSIPNILPELQTSVIESLQQVFDLPLETKFKNRSSKPFHGYVGQWTNAPLFESLGIEELCIPDKIENFTKTMWPEGNSKVSNTLQEFSEKLLKLDQMVRKMVLQILGLGKYMDEHMDSAHHRLRFMKYKGPETNESKVGLKAHTDKGFVSILHQNQVEGLEVQTKSGDWIKVQPSHNLYIVMIADSLVAWINGRLFSPFHQVMMTGEKARYSVGLFSFPKASYVIKAPEETVDDENPLLFKPFEYLDFLEFYSIKEGLTAQSTQCLKKLLLKLKGAHVDKVDGFTSRSDEGNKKGFFKDG from the exons ATGGGTACAAAGACTCAATTAAAAATCCCTTTCGTTGATTTCTCGAATATTTACCACGACGACACAACCACTCTCGATTGGGATTTAACGAAATCTCAAGTTCATCGCTCCTTAGAAGAGTTTGGTTGCTTTGAAACAAGCATCCCGAATATCCTGCCGGAGCTCCAAACGTCCGTGATTGAATCATTGCAACAAGTTTTCGATCTTCCCTTGGAAACCAAATTCAAAAACCGTTCCTCGAAGCCTTTTCATGGGTACGTTGGTCAGTGGACCAATGCACCACTTTTTGAGAGCTTGGGCATTGAAGAATTATGCATTCCTGATAAAATCGAAAACTTTACTAAAACTATGTGGCCAGAAGGAAACTCCAAAGTTAG CAATACCCTGCAAGAGTTCTCAGAGAAACTATTGAAGCTAGACCAAATGGTTAGGAAGATGGTGTTACAAATTTTAGGATTGGGAAAATATATGGATGAACACATGGATTCTGCGCATCATAGGCTTCGTTTTATGAAATACAAAGGACCTGAAACGAATGAGTCTAAAGTTGGACTTAAGGCGCATACAGACAAGGGTTTTGTATCAATTTTACATCAAAATCAAGTTGAAGGACTCGAGGTGCAAACTAAATCTGGTGACTGGATCAAGGTTCAACCTTCACACAACTTGTATATTGTCATGATTGCTGATTCGTTGGTG GCGTGGATAAATGGACGACTTTTTTCACCTTTTCATCAGGTGATGATGACTGGGGAGAAGGCGAGGTATTCAGTTGGATTGTTTTCCTTTCCAAAAGCTAGTTATGTGATTAAAGCACCAGAAGAAACTGTGGATGATGAAAATCCATTACTCTTTAAACCGTTTGAATACCTTGACTTTCTAGAGTTTTATAGCATAAAAGAAGGCCTCACAGCACAATCTACTCAGTGTTTGAAAAAGCTACTACTA AAATTAAAAGGTGCGCATGTGGATAAAGTTGACGGGTTCACTTCTCGATCGGATGAGGGGAACAAAAAGGGTTTTTTCAAAGACGGTTAA